One Yimella lutea DNA window includes the following coding sequences:
- a CDS encoding aldo/keto reductase: MLSRSLGRSGLTVSTLTLGTMNWGTQVDEDDARLLLEDYLDAGGTTIDTAYGYADGGSETIIGSLIEGLHREDLVLVGKAGISRRTGQRVVDTSRRALLTQLDASLTRLGTEHLDLWLVHSWSDEVPWQETLGALECAVTSGKARYVGVSNYSGWQSAIVAGEAQRLRIPLVANQVQYSLLDRSAEAEILPAADALGLGVMAWSPLAGGVLTGKYRGGVPAESRASSGDHPRWAAQMLGAADGPVMKAVATAADGLGVSQTEVALAWLRERPGLSSCVVGARKQTQLRAALASQRLDIAPAIRQALDEVSAR, encoded by the coding sequence ATGCTTTCGCGCTCCCTCGGTCGCAGCGGACTGACCGTCTCCACGCTCACTCTCGGCACGATGAACTGGGGCACCCAGGTCGACGAGGACGACGCGCGCCTGCTGCTCGAGGACTATCTGGACGCCGGTGGCACCACGATCGACACCGCGTACGGGTACGCCGACGGCGGCAGCGAGACGATCATCGGGTCCCTCATCGAGGGCCTGCACCGCGAGGACCTCGTCCTTGTCGGAAAGGCCGGTATCTCGCGTCGTACCGGGCAGCGGGTGGTCGACACCTCCCGTCGTGCGCTGCTGACCCAGTTGGACGCGTCCCTCACCCGACTCGGCACCGAGCATCTGGACCTCTGGCTGGTGCACAGCTGGTCGGACGAGGTGCCCTGGCAGGAGACGCTCGGAGCGTTGGAGTGCGCGGTGACGTCGGGCAAAGCCCGCTACGTCGGGGTTTCCAATTACTCCGGTTGGCAGTCGGCGATCGTCGCCGGTGAGGCGCAGCGACTGCGAATTCCCTTGGTGGCCAACCAGGTTCAGTACAGCCTGCTCGACCGGTCGGCCGAGGCCGAGATTCTGCCGGCTGCAGACGCGCTAGGGCTCGGGGTGATGGCGTGGTCACCGTTGGCCGGTGGGGTGCTCACCGGCAAGTACCGTGGTGGCGTCCCGGCCGAGAGCCGGGCGAGCTCGGGCGATCACCCGCGTTGGGCCGCCCAGATGCTCGGTGCGGCGGACGGGCCTGTGATGAAGGCCGTCGCGACGGCGGCTGACGGGCTCGGCGTCTCGCAGACCGAGGTGGCGCTGGCCTGGTTGCGCGAACGTCCGGGACTCAGCAGTTGCGTCGTCGGAGCTCGTAAGCAGACCCAGTTGCGCGCCGCGCTCGCGTCCCAGCGGCTCGACATCGCCCCGGCGATCCGTCAGGCGCTCGACGAGGTCTCCGCGCGCTGA
- a CDS encoding DNA primase gives MSVDPRAALSCFINAVERHFELASSGRGNDDPHVQEAADSLADAFETYEDALYEAYGLNTPFFLPADEDDFDDDLDEDEDSDDDSDDEDSDDEEEDDDDEVDLSEFEDDDDDDEPYRGFEVDDIDYESE, from the coding sequence ATGAGCGTCGACCCGCGTGCCGCCCTCTCCTGCTTCATCAACGCCGTGGAACGGCATTTCGAACTAGCGTCCAGCGGACGCGGCAACGACGACCCCCATGTCCAGGAGGCCGCCGACTCGCTCGCCGACGCCTTCGAGACCTACGAGGATGCGCTGTACGAGGCGTACGGGCTCAACACCCCCTTCTTCCTGCCCGCCGACGAGGACGACTTCGACGACGACCTCGATGAAGACGAAGACTCGGACGATGACTCGGACGACGAAGACTCGGACGATGAGGAAGAGGACGACGATGACGAGGTCGACCTGAGCGAGTTCGAGGACGACGACGATGACGACGAGCCGTACCGCGGGTTCGAGGTCGACGACATCGACTACGAGTCGGAATAG
- a CDS encoding DUF5703 family protein, with amino-acid sequence MTEYEYQVLTFPRDVERSVVRQTLTDHAEYGHWELARTRLYLGGLRKVWLRRRIIRVRRTA; translated from the coding sequence ATGACCGAGTATGAGTACCAGGTGCTGACGTTCCCGCGAGACGTGGAGCGCTCCGTCGTGCGCCAGACGCTGACCGATCACGCCGAGTACGGGCATTGGGAATTGGCCCGCACCCGGCTCTATCTGGGCGGTCTGCGCAAGGTGTGGTTGCGGCGCCGGATCATCCGGGTGCGCCGCACCGCCTGA
- a CDS encoding M20/M25/M40 family metallo-hydrolase — protein MNDQQQTRARDEVVRICQDLIGIDTSNYGNDKGPGERKAAEYVMSEFTEVGLDPELIESEPGRASVVVRIEGEDSSRGALVVHGHLDVVPANAEDWQVDPFAAEIKDDCVWGRGAVDMKDMDAMIIANVRELVRSGRKPPRDLIVGMFADEEAGGAKGANWLVEHRPELFEGATEAVSEVGGYSVTVPKKAGGQQRVYLLQTAEKGIAWLRLVAHGRAGHGSVPNDENAVVRLAEAIARINAHYWPREYIASVSLLLDGLSEITGITYSPDDAGELLATIGGARGFVEGTLRDTSNFTMLNSGYKHNVIPQSASASLDCRFLPGHEDELMSTIERLAGEFVEVQIVHKDIALDAPVEGPLVDKMKRALATQDPDAAVLPYCLSGGTDNKSLAKLGVVGYGFAPLRLPADLDFAPMFHGIDERVPLESLRFGADVLGEFMRDC, from the coding sequence ATGAACGATCAGCAGCAGACCCGAGCGCGGGACGAGGTCGTGCGTATCTGTCAGGACCTCATCGGCATCGACACCAGCAATTACGGCAACGACAAAGGCCCCGGCGAGCGCAAAGCCGCCGAGTACGTGATGTCGGAGTTCACCGAGGTGGGCCTGGATCCTGAACTCATCGAAAGTGAGCCCGGCCGCGCGAGCGTCGTCGTCCGTATCGAGGGTGAGGACTCCTCGCGCGGTGCGCTGGTCGTCCACGGCCACCTCGACGTCGTGCCCGCGAATGCCGAGGACTGGCAGGTCGATCCGTTCGCCGCCGAGATCAAGGACGACTGCGTGTGGGGACGCGGCGCGGTCGACATGAAGGACATGGACGCGATGATCATCGCGAACGTGCGCGAACTCGTCCGCTCCGGCAGGAAGCCGCCGCGCGACCTGATCGTCGGCATGTTCGCTGACGAGGAGGCCGGCGGAGCCAAGGGCGCGAACTGGCTGGTCGAGCACCGTCCGGAACTGTTCGAGGGCGCGACCGAAGCAGTGAGCGAGGTGGGCGGCTACAGCGTCACGGTGCCCAAGAAGGCCGGGGGACAGCAGCGTGTCTACCTGTTGCAGACCGCCGAGAAGGGCATCGCCTGGTTGCGTCTGGTGGCTCACGGACGGGCCGGTCACGGATCGGTGCCGAACGACGAGAACGCCGTGGTCCGACTCGCAGAGGCGATCGCACGCATCAACGCTCACTACTGGCCGCGCGAGTACATCGCCAGCGTCTCGCTGCTCCTCGACGGCCTGAGCGAGATCACCGGCATCACCTACTCGCCGGACGACGCGGGCGAGCTGCTCGCGACCATCGGCGGCGCACGGGGGTTCGTCGAAGGAACACTGCGCGACACCTCCAATTTCACGATGCTCAACAGCGGCTACAAGCACAACGTCATTCCGCAATCAGCGTCGGCGAGCCTGGACTGCCGGTTCCTTCCCGGCCACGAGGACGAGTTGATGAGCACAATCGAACGCCTCGCGGGTGAGTTCGTCGAGGTGCAGATCGTGCACAAGGACATCGCGTTGGACGCACCGGTCGAAGGACCGCTGGTCGACAAGATGAAGCGGGCACTCGCCACCCAGGACCCGGACGCGGCGGTGCTGCCGTACTGCCTCTCCGGTGGCACGGATAACAAGTCGCTCGCGAAACTGGGCGTCGTCGGCTACGGGTTCGCCCCGCTGCGGCTGCCGGCCGACCTCGACTTCGCGCCGATGTTCCACGGCATCGACGAGCGAGTTCCGTTGGAATCGCTACGGTTCGGAGCCGACGTGCTCGGTGAGTTCATGCGCGACTGCTGA